In a genomic window of Acidobacteriota bacterium:
- the queD gene encoding 6-carboxytetrahydropterin synthase QueD yields the protein MILKRVFRFEAAHQLPDYPGKCRRFHGHSYRMTVFLKLPVDPESGLAMDFAEIQRIVDQNVISKLDHQNLNEIIDNPTSERLIMWIWDQLEGKLNGIYELELSETESSSVIYRKHDP from the coding sequence ATGATCCTGAAGAGAGTATTCAGGTTTGAAGCTGCACATCAGCTTCCCGATTATCCAGGCAAGTGCCGGAGGTTTCACGGTCACAGCTACCGCATGACGGTTTTTTTGAAGCTACCCGTCGATCCAGAGTCCGGTCTAGCCATGGATTTTGCTGAGATCCAGAGAATCGTCGATCAGAACGTCATTTCGAAGCTCGACCATCAGAATTTGAACGAAATCATTGACAACCCGACGTCGGAACGGCTGATCATGTGGATCTGGGATCAGCTTGAAGGTAAACTCAACGGGATCTATGAGCTTGAACTCTCCGAGACGGAAAGCTCTTCAGTCATCTATCGAAAGCACGATCCATGA